The nucleotide window ATGCCCCGGAAAGCAGGCATTTCTGGTGCATGGCCTGTGCCACCGCCAGAATATCATCCAAACTGCCTTCCAGGTTTGTGCCCATGGCCGTGATCTCGTACTTAAGGCCGGAACTGCGGGCCAGCCTGATGGCATCCACCACAAACTCGGAGATGCTGGGATTTAACGTCCCTATCGGGGTTACGCTGATCT belongs to candidate division TA06 bacterium and includes:
- a CDS encoding MTH1187 family thiamine-binding protein, producing MPVAEISVTPIGTLNPSISEFVVDAIRLARSSGLKYEITAMGTNLEGSLDDILAVAQAMHQKCLLSGALRVSTNIRIDDRVDKVLTLESKKEAVRKGLLGQQ